A stretch of Plasmodium chabaudi chabaudi strain AS genome assembly, chromosome: 14 DNA encodes these proteins:
- a CDS encoding inositol polyphosphate kinase, putative: MEEYRHQVGGHCKLIKPKDSSKVYKPLIENEYIFYEKLKNFRSSSAESSPLQILKKFIPKFYGVVDIPVDSFSNLNDKTLRKNSKGAEKSKKNRKNSPQNNNLKYTRINKNEKEKDCIFTNPDYAHTETETHCSDGSICINRKEGTNHIKIDEIDYQTSININSYKKNDEHDSEHDEDKKKWVPHIILEDLVNGFKRPCVLDIKMGKRQRKIGASLEKKKRQVEKSFKTTSHSLGFRLCGCQHYNKLQDTLFYKDKYWGRSLSKENIPWAIRNWFWNGSLLYDELIPILLEKLHVFFNCIVELRHYRFWSSSLLWVFDGGLSDKKERSNSLDIRMIDFANTIYLQDNPSVDEEYIFGLRNLIYFIQILYNCIHNMYFLPYQINTYFYSENYDITKKDKSIQPFYHHIIKGKVKSDITDQIKEKKKKKKIQIKKLKQKKKYTICMNMELLKQDPISTNGNYAQLQNGAPNLQKVKVIDNICQGNTLNTDKVNRSYFINNDKYSFVEANANRSGSNYFVNKSRHTPSNFATYSSNDCREKIDGGDQKLDVHQFIKILCNNNENKRIDKEKANVKMNIKCRLNTKVNSYNQNICDKLNEDKENLIKIDKNYINNEQTKIGNDSKVQIKRSIDKFNLEQANEDIEKSYNYEQVGSKKENKENGINKVTVQCRSDNKICYKDVVVKMSCSNLPISENYKEKNTNTFDVTCLPSLENIEKNYNAKIGLKKINFNSDSFLFFKKSFDVNSVKTVVKKKNLQMCEKSNSYTDIFINIKKDNKKKIYYEKKINKYILRKYSEFGDIKSFTKSANQMSYLRSSNISNSRHTIVYKKNKIYNKFYKINKNKKKYYSHSINNPLEEFNPYSEYKNTNMFFIDDGILNHSKKQNIFFNKHIEYELKRKNLIIPLTETNENYKYIRRSLSEPNIYKFPRFAYTPNNLNATEIHYSNLIKNKLEKLIKAPIYDHIYGFISSSTNVDYFSNCSISE, from the coding sequence tatattttttatgaaaaattaaaaaacttTCGTTCTTCTTCTGCAGAATCTAGTCCTTTAcagatattaaaaaaatttattccaAAATTTTATGGCGTTGTAGACATTCCTGTTGATTCTTTCTCAAacttaaatgataaaacattaagaaaaaattcaaaaggggcagaaaaatcaaaaaaaaatcgaaagaACTCCCCACAAAATAACAACTTGAAATATACTcgtattaataaaaatgaaaaagagaaaGATTGCATATTCACCAACCCAGATTATGCTCATACTGAAACGGAGACACATTGCAGTGATGGAAGTATTTGCATAAATCGGAAAGAGGGAACAAaccatataaaaattgatgaAATAGATTATCAAACAAgcataaacataaatagttacaagaaaaatgatgaaCATGATAGTGAGCATGATGAGGATAAGAAAAAGTGGGTTccacatattattttggaaGATTTAGTAAACGGATTTAAAAGACCTTGTGTATTAGATATAAAGATGGGCAAAAGACAACGAAAAATAGGTGCATCgttagaaaaaaagaaaagacaAGTTGAAAAAAGCTTTAAAACAACTAGCCATTCATTAGGGTTTCGATTATGTGGATGTCaacattataataaattacaagatacattattttataaagataaatattGGGGTAGAAGTTTAAGcaaagaaaatattccaTGGGCAATTAGAAACTGGTTTTGGAATggatcattattatatgatgaATTAATTCCAATActtttagaaaaattacatgttttttttaattgcaTTGTTGAATTAAGACATTATAGATTTTGGTCTTCATCTTTATTATGGGTTTTTGATGGAGGTTTAAGTGATAAAAAAGAACGATCAAATTCGTTAGATATAAGAATGATTGATTTTGCtaatacaatatatttacaagaTAATCCTTCTGTAGAtgaagaatatatttttgggttacgtaatttaatttattttattcaaatattatataattgtatacataatatgtattttttaccttatcaaattaatacttatttttattctgaaaattatgatatcacaaaaaaagataaatctATTCAACCattttatcatcatattattaaaggGAAAGTCAAATCAGATATTACGGATcaaattaaagaaaagaaaaaaaaaaaaaaaattcaaatcaaaaaattaaaacaaaaaaaaaaatatactataTGTATGAATATGGAGCTTTTAAAACAGGACCCAATTTCCACAAATGGAAATTATGCCCAGTTACAAAATGGTGCACCTAATCTTCAAAAAGTTAAAGttattgataatatttgtCAAGGAAACACTTTGAATACTGATAAAGTAAACCGctcttattttattaataacgataaatattcattcGTAGAAGCAAATGCAAATCGTAGCGGTTCTAACTATTTTGTGAATAAAAGTAGGCATACACCTTCGAATTTTGCCACATACAGTTCAAATGACTGTAGAGAAAAAATCGATGGTGGGGATCAAAAATTGGATGTTCATcaatttatcaaaattttgtGCAACaacaatgaaaataaaagaattgataaagaaaaggcaaatgtaaaaatgaatataaaatgtaggTTGAATACAAAAGTAAATAGTTacaatcaaaatatatgtgaTAAATTGAACGAAGATAAAGAGAATCTAATTAAGATTGACAAAAACTATATAAACAATGAGCAAACAAAAATAGGCAATGATTCAAAAgtgcaaataaaaagaagcatagataaatttaatttagaGCAAGCCAATGAGGATATAGAAAAATCTTACAATTATGAACAGGTTGGatcaaaaaaagaaaacaaagAAAATGGAATAAATAAGGTAACGGTTCAATGCCGaagtgataataaaatttgctATAAAGATGTGGTTGTAAAAATGTCATGCTCAAATTTGCCAATTTCTGAAAactataaagaaaaaaatacaaacacGTTTGACGTCACATGTTTACCTTCattagaaaatatagaaaaaaactataatgcaaaaataggattaaaaaaaataaacttcAATTCAGAttcgtttttattttttaagaaaagCTTCGATGTGAATAGTGTTAAAACAGttgtaaaaaagaaaaatttgcAAATGTGTGAGAAATCAAATTCATACAcagatatttttataaatataaaaaaagacaacaaaaaaaaaatatattatgaaaagaaaattaacaagtacattttaagaaaatatagTGAATTTGGTGATATTAAAAGTTTTACAAAGTCAGCAAATCAAATGAGCTATTTACGTAGTAGTAATATATCCAATAGTAGACATActattgtttataaaaaaaataagatctataataaattttataaaattaataaaaataaaaaaaaatattattcacATTCTATTAATAACCCATTAGAAGAATTCAATCCTTATtcagaatataaaaatactaatatgttttttattgatgatggtattttaaatcattcgaaaaaacaaaatattttttttaataagcaTATTGAATATGAACTAAAAcgtaaaaatttaataatccCTTTAACagaaacaaatgaaaattataaatatattcgtAGATCTTTATCTGAAcctaatatttataaatttccTAGATTTGCATATACCCCAAACAATTTGAATGCTACAGAAATCCATTATAGCaacttaataaaaaataaattagaaaaattaattaaagcTCCTATATATGACCATATTTATGGATTTATTTCAAGCTCAACTAATGTCGACTATTTTTCGAATTGTTCTATAAGCGAATAG
- a CDS encoding ADP-ribosylation factor, putative: MNIFEFIKKHFMFIFFMIYRFFNIKYPIKKKFIIFGLPSSGKTSIIYFFKLGYLITSVKTYFINEEKFTLKINRDKNHNEEKNYEINFYEIGHNCSYNLIKEYADISDDVIYIIDSIHKDKLCECREDFIRILYEFRFIYRKCKFLIFMNKQDSNGCLKPEEIINYFALPNELQYRCKFIPSSTLSGQGLNEGLEWLLNYNIFSEKEDIMERRKKLYDY; the protein is encoded by the exons atgaatatatttgaatttataaaaaagcattttatgtttattttttttatgatataccgtttttttaatataaaatatccaataaaaaaaaaattcataatatttggATTACCTTCTTCGGGGAAAACTTCtataatatactttttcaAGCTTGGATACCTTATTACAAGT gtaaaaacatattttataaacgaagaaaaatttacattaaaaataaatcgtgataaaaatcataatgaagaaaagaattatgaaataaatttttatgaaatagGACATAACTGTTCTtacaatttaataaaagaatatgCAGATATATCAGACGatgtaatttatattattgataGCATACATAAAGATAAATTATGTGAATGTAGAGAAGATTTTATAAggatattatatgaatttcgatttatatatagaaaatgtaaatttttaatttttatgaacaaacAAGATTCAAATGGCTGCCTAAAGCCAGAAGAAATTATCAACTATTTTGCTTTACCAAATGAATTACAATATCGATGTAAATTTATACCTTCAAGTACATTATCTGGACAAGGATTAAATGAAGGTTTAGAATGgctattaaattataatatcttTTCAGAAAAAGAAGATATTATGGAAAGACGTAAAAAGTTATATGACTATTAA
- a CDS encoding protein transport protein SEC20, putative, giving the protein MDDNFIQNSRKHNKNVENMNKINSIINHMKLMNNNLNDIFSHEQIFSDHDSYLLFRGKVSKRIVDYSQLISNCKDKILDCEYLEDDDEKRINDALEEHLRNLENYKRGLSIWWKKNEKDFHCLCMNNFLNLQKSNDNTIASDKKVDNPNLKDTKKIMIDEINRMKNVRSELLESSQKLKKQNEIFNIFEEKIRSSANLIFSLKKKADSDARYVWYSFFLFLSVCGYIIMRRLGLIRAIIIVLKFLFSVLFYLAKMCIGAFYFMKEKNGIEPDFTRKEDLSKSLVVVMENTEL; this is encoded by the exons ATGgatgataattttatacaaaattcaAGGAAACACAATAAGAATGTAGagaatatgaataaaataaattccaTAATAAACCACATGAAATTGATGAATAATAATCttaatgatattttttcgCATGAACAGATTTTCAGTGACCATGATTCATATCTGCTA TTTAGGGGAAAGGTATCGAAACGAATAGTTGACTACTCTCAACTGATTTCAAATtgtaaagataaaatattggACTGTGAATATTTAGAAGATGATGAcgaaaaaagaattaacGACGCATTAGAAGAACACTTAAGAAATCTGGAAAA TTACAAAAGAGGATTAAGTATATGGTGGAAGAAAAACGAAAAGGACTTTCATTGTTTGTGtatgaataattttttgaatctCCAAAAAAG CAATGATAATACTATAGCAAGTGACAAAAAAGTAGACAACCCAAATTTAAAggacacaaaaaaaataatgatagaCGAGATTAATCGAATGAAAAATGTAAGATCTGAGTTATTGGAGTCTTCTCAAAAATTGaagaaacaaaatgaaatatttaaca TttttgaagaaaaaataagatcTAGTGCAAAccttatattttctttgaagaaaaa GGCCGACAGTGACGCGAGATATGTGTGGTATTCcttctttttatttctaaGCGTTTGTGGATATATCATTATGCGAAGATTGGGATTAATTAGGGCCATCATAATT GTTTTAAAATTCCTCTTTTCGgtacttttttatttagcaaaaatgtgtataggggcattttattttatgaaagaaaaaaatggtatCGAACCTGATTTTACAAGAAAGGAGGATTTATCGAAGAGTTTAGTAGTGGTTATGGAAAACACggaattataa
- a CDS encoding choline-phosphate cytidylyltransferase, putative, which yields MINDNSVQTSESQGPDQSESENGNENENGNENGNENGNDNDNTNKDNKNIRIYADGIYDLLHLGHMRQLKQAKHMDKNVTLIVGVCSDIDTRKFKGQIVQTLDERTETLKHIRWVDEIVSPCPWVITPDFVEKHQINYVAHDDIPYANNQKKKKKKKGKLSITSKNGNNNAIEEQTDDVYAWLKKAGKFKATQRTSGVSTTDLIVRILKNYEDYIERSLQRGIHPNELNIGVTKAQSIKMKKNLIRWGEKVTDGITKVTLTDKPLGTDFDQGIDIIRDKAHELFKLWRHHSKKLLKDFAKSFDPMITIIRKKNKKDSASTMYLSDSNVFLRTMSEHVKIKKSLSNTINNIDEYYYSVDEDWSRIHNTVYNAINKYNHDIYNNDADNYQTCFELEASIKDKRKQSKIFWDCYNDSLPSNNDKKVGFSIPEDENYKREYNPNNESNKSFNAYDNACNDDKIDSYNATTYHDILDEDEVYSDCFFKKNNENCKNNQNNNESIENDNSNNIYNNINKDSRNKSVDKDGYNTCVEHLLNDNKYNHIIVNKLRNLNSLKKKKSINIIKANEFNDTIKISDERKKDNNTTDDDSKEFNKNNDNDINDNNIDTKEYVVVYADGVYDMLHLGHMKQLEQAKKLFPNTILMVGVTSDNETKLYKGQIVQSLEERTETLKHVKWVDEIISPCPWAITPDFVEKYQINYVAHDDIPYANNQKKKPKDNSNTSNDHNAIEEQTDDVYAWLKKAGKFKATQRTSGVSTTDLIVRILKNYEDYIERSLQRGIHPNELNIGVTKAQSIKMKKNLIRWGEKVTDGITKVTLTDKPLGTDFDHGVENLQIKFKELYKIWKNASHKLINDFTSKLDTTYYLASIQSFMDNDCDLYDYASSNFDDETSS from the exons atgattaATGATAATTCGGTTCAAACGTCGGAg AGCCAGGGCCCAGATCAAAGTGAAAGTGAAAATGggaatgaaaatgaaaacggAAATGAAAACGGAAATGAAAATGGGAATGATAATGACAACACAAATAAggacaataaaaatataaggaTATATGCTGATG GAATATATGATTTACTCCATTTAGGTCATATGCGACAATTAAAGCAAGCCAAGCATATGGACAAAAATGTGACATTAATAGTAGGAGTTTGTAGTGATATAGATACACGAAAATTTAAAGGTCAAATTGTTCAAACGCTAGATGAAAGAACAGAAACTTTAAAACATATTCGATGGGTTGATGAAATTGTTTCCCCATGCCCTTGGGTAATTACTCCAGATTTTGTCGAAAAACATCAAATTAATTATGTTGCTCATGATGATATACCATATGcaaataatcaaaaaaaaaaaaaaaaaaaaaaaggaaaattatCTATAACCTCAAAAAATGGCAATAATAATGCTATCGAAGAACAAACAGATGATGTATATGCTTGGCTTAAAAAAGCTGGAAAGTTTAAAGCCACACAAAGAACCTCTGGTGTTTCTACCACCGATTTGATTGTtcgtatattaaaaaattatgaagatTATATCGAAAGGTCTTTACAAAGAGGTATACATCCAAACGAATTAAACATTGGTGTGACAAAAGCACAatctataaaaatgaaaaagaatttaATTAGATGGGGTGAAAAAGTTACGGATGGAATAACAAAAGTTACATTAACAGATAAACCGCTAGGTACCGATTTTGATCAAGGAATAGATATAATTCGAGATAAAGCAcatgaattatttaaattatggCGACATCATTCaaaaaaacttttaaaaGATTTTGCCAAATCCTTTGATCCTAtgattactattattagaaaaaaaaataaaaaagatagtGCTTCTACAATGTATTTATCTGAttcaaatgtttttttaagaacAATGTCCGAACatgtaaaaattaaaaaatcgttaagtaatacaataaataatatagatgaatattattattctgtTGACGAAGATTGGTCACGAATTCATAATACTGTTTATAAtgctataaataaatataatcatgatatatataataatgatgctGATAATTATCAAACTTGTTTTGAATTAGAGGCATCTATTAAAGATAAACGAAAGCAGagcaaaatattttgggATTGCTATAATGATAGTTTACCttcaaataatgataaaaaagtaGGATTTTCTATTCCAGaagatgaaaattataaacgTGAATATAatccaaataatgaaaGTAATAAATCGTTCAATGCTTATGATAATGCATgtaatgatgataaaatagATTCTTATAATGCAACTACTTATCATGATATTTTAGATGAAGATGAAGTATATTCAGATTGcttctttaaaaaaaataatgaaaattgtaaaaataatcaaaataataatgaatccATTGAAAATGacaatagtaataatatatataataatataaataaagatagtAGGAATAAAAGTGTCGACAAAGATGGTTACAATACTTGTGTTGAACACCTTCTTAAtgacaataaatataaccATATCatagtaaataaattacGAAATTTGaatagtttaaaaaaaaaaaaatcaataaacataattaaAGCAAACGAATTTAAtgatacaataaaaatttctgacgaaagaaaaaaagataacAATACAACTGATGACGATAGTAaagaatttaataaaaataacgataatgatataaacgataataatattgatacCAAAGAATATGTAGTAGTTTATGCTGATGGGGTATATGATATGCTACATTTAGGTCATATGAAACAATTAGAGCAagctaaaaaattatttccaaatacaattttaatggTTGGTGTTACTAGTGATaatgaaacaaaattatataaaggaCAAATTGTACAATCCTTAGAAGAAAGAACTGAAACTTTAAAACATGTGAAATGGGTAGATGAAATAATTTCCCCATGTCCTTGGGCAATTACTCCAGATTTTGttgaaaaatatcaaattaATTATGTTGCTCATGATGATATACCATATGcaaataatcaaaaaaaaaaaccaaAAGATAATTCAAATACCAGTAATGATCATAATGCTATCGAAGAACAAACAGATGATGTATATGCTTGGCTTAAAAAAGCTGGAAAGTTTAAAGCCACACAAAGAACCTCTGGTGTTTCTACTACCGATTTGATTGTtcgtatattaaaaaattatgaagatTATATCGAAAGGTCTTTACAAAGAGGTATACATCCAAACGAATTAAACATTGGTGTGACAAAAGCTCAGTccataaaaatgaaaaagaatttaATTAGATGGGGAGAAAAAGTTACCGATGGAATAACAAAAGTTACATTAACAGATAAACCGTTAGGCACCGATTTTGATCATGGTGTTGAAAATCTTCAAATCAAATTtaaagaattatataaaatatggaaaaatgCTTCtcataaattaataaatgattttaCTAGCAAATTGGATACTACTTATTATTTGGCATCCATTCAAAGTTTTATGGATAATGATTGTGATCTTTATGATTATGCCAGTAGTAATTTTGATGATGAAACAAGTAGTTGA
- a CDS encoding SAS6-like protein, putative has protein sequence MNKNEINDFLCQFDFSSLEDLDPSIADGYHICYNKEVPFEIKMGESENAPKEIGTLENITVKLLVLGEELNARSIKIELTSESDLFFHFTQIIDENIFDTMQDKQKLMISFSEYLEVLIKMFNSCVRDPQSFLAIFTIKQNGKAQLDFIKNMEYRFIELLVCEFVQSPDYIIKESIAYRYNFIRSKNTIIYKRLQDISLLIKSKNPSLLMQLQKTASKQMELMKNKKYTSDIYSPNK, from the exons atgaataaaaatgaaataaacgATTTTTTATGTCAATTTGACTTTTCTTCCTTGGAAGATTTAGATCCATCGATAG ctGATGGCTATCACATATGTTACAATAAGGAAGTACcatttgaaataaaaatgggtGAATCAGAAAATGCTCCAAAAGAAATTGGAACTTTAGAAAACATAACAGTAAAATTATTAGTTCTA ggTGAGGAATTAAATGCACGGAGTATTAAAATAGAGCTAACTAGCGAATCCGATTTATTCTTCCATTTTACACAAAT tattgatgaaaatatattcgaTACAATGCAAGACAAGCAAAAACTTATGATAAGCTTCTCTGAATATTTGGAagttttaattaaaatgtttaacTCATGTGTCCGAGATCCCCAAAG ttttttagctatatttactataaaacaaaatggaaAAGCTCAACttgattttataaaa aATATGGAATACAGATTTATTGAGCTTCTTGTGTGTGAATTTGTGCAATCTCCagattatataataaaggaAAGTATTGCCTATAGATATAATTTCATTAGATCGAAGAATacgattatatataaaagacttcaa GATATAAGTTTGTTaattaaatcaaaaaatcCATCCCTTTTAATGCAACTCCAAAAAACAGCTAGTAAACAAATGGAGCTtatgaaaaacaaaaaatatacaagtGATATATACAGCCCCAATAAGTGA
- a CDS encoding pre-mRNA-processing factor 40, putative: protein MSNPQNKSNLGNFPNTPNLGPFPNLPNIPNLPAIPGFPGLPNVGLNNNPVINNSGFLNNNAMPLPFLPGILPNMNPSYENFNPLMHPQNNNNMNVPLPPSNPNMLGDMMKMYNKDFMLNNSNQMINSNLVNPANNMPLNFMANFSVNNHGWCEMTAKNGRKYYYNTITKISKWDKPDELKTKLELRISQNTKWKEYSCSDGRKYWHHEEKNISVWDEPEEIKKIRLECESEENENNADTKDSEANAEKGNPNQAFLNENKNKDTTILGSNTSVISNIHDYANIENKTNFDNINKMNSGNIINNNNNMNPSGKWVKFENKKDAREHLKILFEEKNINPKLPWENALRILEEDYRWQTLVILTKGEKKQLFSEYTSHAIKKSAEDERRKRQKSRELIFQALVCWNKLNERTTYIDFATEFHNEVWWNWISETERDEIFQDFLDDCKQKFKDERRKKRKEKSEILKEKFQKYANENNSLKWEDIQNYFSNDEDFNSIHKIDALAAWESFYEKYYNNEKNELKKKIFRILRKKRDSFIELLNEYHEKNILNMKTEWVFFVSKIYKDDRYTDLLGHQGSTPRILFDEFTDTLKEQYLRHKYYIKSSYKENDCTVDENTTLEDFVKLFANTQKEYNIPEINMNYIYESLQKKLKEKKKKDLKRINKVAKFLLKLPELKPNMPYNKVISIIKNSSKWSVISDLCPKEEHKLAAYDIWKSNVNSKKRGLSTESINSNSHKNGKSQRKKDSLKYTDEDNDDNDEDDKPYSKHRKYSRDDSDSSAQTIESLRTVDNVSS, encoded by the coding sequence ATGTCGAACCCTCAAAATAAGTCTAATTTGGGTAATTTCCCCAATACCCCAAATTTAGGGCCTTTTCCAAATCTTCCCAATATTCCAAATCTTCCAGCTATTCCAGGTTTTCCAGGTCTTCCAAATGTTGGATTAAACAATAACCCAGTGATAAATAATAGTggatttttaaataacaaTGCAATGCCACTCCCTTTTTTGCCAGGGATACTTCCCAATATGAATCCAAGTTATGAAAATTTCAATCCTTTAATGCATcctcaaaataataataatatgaatgtTCCTCTTCCCCCAAGTAACCCAAACATGCTGGGTgatatgatgaaaatgtaTAACAAAGACTTTAtgttaaataattcaaatcaaatgataaatagCAATTTAGTAAATCCAGCAAATAATATgccattaaattttatggcCAATTTTAGTGTAAATAATCATGGATGGTGTGAAATGACAGCAAAGAAtggaagaaaatattattataatacaataacaaaaatttcAAAATGGGATAAACCAGATGAACTCAAAACGAAACTTGAGTTAAGAATTTCtcaaaatacaaaatggaAAGAATATTCATGTAGTGATGGTAGGAAATATTGGCAtcatgaagaaaaaaatataagtgtATGGGATGAACCtgaagaaattaaaaaaattagattAGAATGTGAATcagaagaaaatgaaaataatgctGACACAAAAGATAGCGAAGCTAATGCAGAAAAAGGAAACCCAAATCaagcatttttaaatgaaaataaaaataaggatACTACTATTTTAGGAAGTAATACATCTGTTATTTCCAATATACATGATTATgcaaatatagaaaataaaacaaattttgataatattaacaaaatgaatagtggaaatataataaacaataataataatatgaaccCTTCTGGAAAATGGgtaaaatttgaaaataaaaaagatgcAAGAgaacatttaaaaatattatttgaagaaaaaaatataaacccCAAATTGCCATGGGAAAATGCTTTAAGAATTTTAGAAGAGGATTATAGATGGCAAACTTTAGTAATACTTACAAaaggagaaaaaaaacaattattttctGAATATACTAGCCATgctattaaaaaatcagCTGAAGAtgaaagaagaaaaagacaaaaatCTCGAGAACTAATTTTTCAAGCATTAGTATGTTGGAATAAATTAAACGAAAGAACAACTTACATCGATTTTGCTACAGAATTTCATAATGAGGTATGGTGGAATTGGATTAGTGAAACGGAACGAgatgaaatatttcaaGATTTTTTAGATGACtgtaaacaaaaattcAAAGATGAAagacgaaaaaaaagaaaagaaaaatctgaaattttaaaagaaaagttTCAAAAGTAtgcaaatgaaaataactCTCTAAAATGGGAAgatattcaaaattattttagtaACGATGAAGATTTTAATTCAATACATAAAATCGATGCTTTAGCAGCTTGGGAAagtttttatgaaaaatattataacaatgaaaaaaacgaacttaaaaaaaaaatatttcgaattttaagaaaaaaaagagattCATTTATTGAGCTACTAAATGAATatcatgaaaaaaatattctaaaTATGAAAACAGAATGggttttttttgtttctaaaatttataaagatGATCGATATACAGACTTATTAGGTCATCAAGGTTCTACACCaagaatattatttgatgaaTTTACTGATACTTTAAAAGAACAGTATTTAagacataaatattatataaaaagttcctataaagaaaatgattgCACAGTCGATGAAAATACAACTCTTGAAGATTTTGTGAAACTTTTTGCAAATACTCAAAAGGAATATAATATTcctgaaataaatatgaattatatatatgaatcattacaaaaaaaattaaaagaaaagaaaaaaaaagatttaAAGCGAATTAACAAAGTAGCAAAATTCCTATTAAAGCTACCTGAACTTAAACCAAATATGCCATACAATAAAGTTATaagtataattaaaaactCAAGTAAATGGTCAGTTATATCTGATTTATGTCCAAAGGAAGAACACAAATTAGCTGCTTATGATATATGGAAATCAAATgtaaattcaaaaaaaagaggTTTATCTACTGAATCAATAAATTCAAATTctcataaaaatggaaaatctcaaagaaaaaaagattCGCTAAAATATACGGATGAAGATAATGATGACAATGACGAGGATGACAAACCATATTCAAAACATAGAAAATATTCCAGAGACGATTCGGATTCAAGTGCTCAAACTATTGAATCATTGCGTACGGTCGATAATGTTTCTAGCTAg